Proteins from one Nicotiana tabacum cultivar K326 chromosome 23, ASM71507v2, whole genome shotgun sequence genomic window:
- the LOC142177222 gene encoding uncharacterized protein LOC142177222 codes for MHDFIMIEDSEFWNVSCDGPYVPIKTISEAMVTVPKTRKEYNDVDRKSIEKTFSAKKILVCGIGTDEYNHISACQSTKKIWEALPTAHDGTTQVKQSKIDMLTTEYELFKMKENESFLDISFYLHHQ; via the coding sequence atgcatgattttatcatgatAGAAGATTCAGAGTTTTGGAATGTTAGCTGTGATGGACCCTATGTCCCCATTAAGACTATTAGCGAGGCAATGGTCACAGTTCCAAAGACAAGAAAGGAATATAATGATGTTGATCGTAAGTCCATTGAGAAAACTTTCAGCGCAAAGAAGATCCTCGTTTGTGGCATTGGAACAGACGAGTACAACCACATCTCAGCCTGTCAATCTACCAAGAAGATCTGGGAGGCTCTCCCAACAGCACATGATGGAACCACTCAAGTCAAACAGTCAAAAATTGATATGCTTACTactgagtatgaactcttcaaGATGAAGGAGAATGAGTCATTTCTGGACATATCATTTTACCTCCATCATCAATGA